One part of the Paenibacillus silvisoli genome encodes these proteins:
- the trmD gene encoding tRNA (guanosine(37)-N1)-methyltransferase TrmD, translating to MRIDVLTLFPEMFHGVFGASILGKAKEKGIVSLNAINFRDYANNKHNTVDDYPYGGGGGMVLKPEPLFAAVEDLMPEGGARPRVILLCPQGEPYTQTKAEELSASEHLVFVCGHYEGYDERIRQHLVTDEISLGDYVLTGGELPAMVMIDSIVRLLPGVLGNETSAVTDSFSTGLLEHPHYTRPAVFRGWEVPDVLMSGHHANVEVWRRQQSILRTLERRPELLETAELTKKERLWLNEQIRLREQSD from the coding sequence ATGCGTATTGATGTGCTTACGCTGTTTCCAGAAATGTTCCACGGCGTGTTCGGTGCGAGCATCCTCGGGAAAGCGAAGGAAAAAGGGATCGTCAGCTTGAATGCGATTAATTTCCGCGATTACGCGAACAATAAGCATAATACGGTTGACGACTACCCTTATGGCGGCGGAGGCGGCATGGTACTGAAACCGGAGCCGCTATTCGCTGCCGTTGAAGATTTGATGCCAGAGGGCGGAGCGCGTCCGCGCGTCATTCTGCTATGCCCTCAGGGAGAGCCTTATACGCAGACCAAAGCCGAGGAGCTGTCGGCGAGCGAGCATTTGGTGTTCGTTTGCGGCCATTACGAAGGCTATGACGAACGGATCCGCCAGCATCTCGTCACGGATGAAATTTCGCTCGGCGATTACGTGCTGACCGGCGGCGAACTGCCGGCCATGGTCATGATCGACAGCATCGTGCGGCTGCTGCCCGGCGTTCTCGGCAACGAAACGTCGGCGGTAACGGATTCGTTCAGCACCGGACTTCTGGAGCATCCGCACTATACGCGTCCTGCCGTTTTCCGCGGCTGGGAGGTGCCAGATGTGCTCATGTCCGGCCATCATGCCAATGTCGAGGTTTGGCGGCGCCAGCAGTCGATTTTACGCACGCTGGAACGCCGTCCTGAGCTGCTTGAGACCGCAGAGCTCACGAAGAAGGAACGGCTATGGTTGAATGAACAGATTCGGCTCCGGGAGCAAAGCGATTAA
- the rplS gene encoding 50S ribosomal protein L19, with protein MNLLQIIAQENLRTDLPNFRPGDTLKVHVKVIEGSRERIQLFEGVVIKRRGGGISATFTVRKISYGVGVERTFPLNSPKIEKIEVARRGKVRRAKLYYLRNLRGKAARIKEIR; from the coding sequence ATGAATCTTTTACAAATCATTGCGCAAGAAAATCTTCGTACTGACCTTCCTAACTTTCGCCCAGGCGATACGTTGAAGGTGCACGTAAAAGTTATCGAGGGATCCCGCGAGCGTATCCAGCTGTTCGAAGGCGTTGTCATCAAACGTCGCGGCGGCGGTATCAGCGCTACTTTTACAGTGCGTAAAATCTCGTATGGTGTTGGTGTGGAAAGAACTTTCCCGCTGAACTCGCCGAAAATTGAGAAGATCGAAGTTGCTCGTCGTGGTAAAGTTCGCCGCGCGAAACTGTACTATCTTCGCAACCTTCGCGGTAAAGCTGCGAGAATTAAAGAAATTCGCTAA
- the lepB gene encoding signal peptidase I: MTRSGRSNGNRAQKEVFEWVKALAIAAILVLVIRYFLFAPFIVDGPSMEPTFYTGERLIVNKVIYDIRKPHRGEVIVFHVPEEGRDFIKRVIAVPGDKVKYQDDDLYVNGEKVDEPYLKESIAEAKANGEVFNNQGADRNFPNANFTTDVVPEGTVLAFGDNRRNSKDSRMIGFISTKEIVGRADIIFWPMDNISFVNHE; the protein is encoded by the coding sequence ATGACAAGAAGCGGCCGTTCAAACGGCAATCGCGCGCAGAAGGAAGTCTTCGAGTGGGTTAAAGCGCTCGCGATTGCGGCCATTCTCGTGCTCGTTATCCGGTATTTCTTGTTCGCGCCGTTTATCGTGGACGGGCCATCGATGGAACCGACCTTCTATACGGGAGAGCGCCTCATCGTCAATAAGGTGATTTACGATATCCGCAAGCCGCACCGCGGCGAAGTAATCGTGTTCCACGTTCCTGAAGAAGGAAGAGACTTTATTAAGCGCGTAATCGCCGTGCCAGGCGATAAAGTTAAATATCAAGACGATGATCTGTATGTGAACGGCGAGAAGGTTGACGAGCCGTACTTGAAGGAATCGATTGCCGAAGCGAAGGCGAACGGCGAGGTATTCAACAATCAAGGAGCGGACCGCAACTTCCCGAACGCCAACTTCACGACCGACGTCGTCCCGGAAGGCACGGTTCTTGCATTCGGCGACAATCGCCGCAACAGTAAGGACAGCCGGATGATCGGGTTTATTTCGACCAAGGAGATTGTTGGCCGCGCGGACATTATTTTCTGGCCGATGGACAATATTTCTTTTGTGAACCACGAATGA